The Ancylobacter sp. WKF20 genome contains a region encoding:
- a CDS encoding DUF1674 domain-containing protein yields the protein MPEDTTPPPSPTASPSEAASRRPLSPAAERALAEAAARRAAQAPLDLPREIDGREGPEPVRYGDWENKGIASDF from the coding sequence ATGCCCGAGGACACAACCCCACCCCCTTCGCCGACCGCGTCACCCAGTGAAGCCGCGTCGCGCCGCCCGCTCTCCCCGGCCGCCGAGCGGGCGCTGGCGGAAGCGGCTGCCCGCCGCGCCGCGCAGGCGCCGCTCGATCTGCCGCGCGAGATCGACGGGCGCGAAGGGCCCGAGCCCGTGCGCTATGGCGACTGGGAGAACAAGGGCATCGCCTCGGATTTCTGA
- a CDS encoding sensor domain-containing diguanylate cyclase, with translation MIDRLNRPIIEGHEDLHLILDAVPTPLSWATMPDGRIRFVNRAFTKTFGYHQDAFATVDDWIDVAYPEEEKRCRARMRWREIWNRAQHGTTEVPPEEIDVLCADGKTLTVQHRGILLHEAGVAIATFEDISARKLAEDALRRIAFEDPLTGLPNRRALQARWTEAMARQPTDLALMILDLDRFKPVNDRFGHEIGDMVLSMVARRLEGATAPAFVCRLGGDEFAILIEHEDAAGEAERVCAAIAAAFASPFTVGEDTTPLGAAIGISHYRADADNLSDLLRHADEALYRLKRAGRSGHEWYAPQLV, from the coding sequence ATGATCGACAGGTTGAACCGGCCAATAATCGAGGGGCACGAGGATCTCCACCTCATCCTCGACGCCGTTCCAACCCCGCTTTCCTGGGCGACGATGCCGGACGGACGCATCCGCTTCGTCAACCGGGCCTTCACGAAGACCTTCGGCTATCACCAGGACGCCTTCGCCACGGTGGATGACTGGATTGATGTCGCCTACCCGGAAGAGGAGAAACGCTGCCGGGCGCGGATGCGCTGGCGCGAGATCTGGAATCGGGCCCAGCACGGCACCACCGAGGTTCCGCCGGAAGAGATCGACGTCCTCTGCGCCGACGGCAAGACGCTTACCGTGCAGCATCGCGGCATCCTGCTGCACGAGGCGGGCGTCGCCATCGCCACCTTCGAGGACATCTCGGCGCGCAAGCTGGCGGAGGATGCGCTGCGGCGCATCGCCTTCGAGGATCCGCTCACCGGCCTGCCGAACCGGCGCGCGCTTCAGGCGCGCTGGACCGAGGCAATGGCGCGGCAGCCCACGGATCTCGCCCTGATGATACTCGATCTCGACCGCTTCAAGCCGGTGAACGACCGATTCGGTCACGAGATCGGCGACATGGTGCTCTCGATGGTGGCGCGGCGGCTGGAAGGCGCGACCGCGCCGGCTTTCGTGTGCCGGCTGGGCGGCGATGAGTTCGCCATCCTTATCGAGCATGAGGATGCGGCGGGCGAGGCCGAGCGGGTCTGCGCGGCGATCGCGGCCGCCTTTGCGTCCCCCTTCACGGTGGGCGAAGATACGACCCCGCTTGGTGCCGCCATCGGCATCAGCCACTACCGGGCGGACGCCGACAACCTGTCCGACCTGCTCCGCCATGCCGACGAGGCGCTGTACAGGCTCAAGCGGGCCGGCCGCTCCGGCCATGAATGGTACGCGCCGCAGCTCGTCTGA
- the arfB gene encoding alternative ribosome rescue aminoacyl-tRNA hydrolase ArfB produces MIPVTPRISLDESELEESFIRASGPGGQNVNKVSTAVQLRFDMRNSGSLPEAVKERLARIAGRRLTNDGVIIIVAQRFRTQERNREDAVARLVEMIREAAVVPITRRPTRPTLGSKLRRLEGKAKRSGIKAGRRDKLSMGGDD; encoded by the coding sequence ATGATCCCCGTCACGCCCCGCATTTCGCTCGACGAGTCCGAGCTGGAGGAGAGCTTCATCCGCGCGTCCGGGCCGGGTGGGCAGAACGTCAACAAGGTCTCGACCGCCGTCCAGCTCCGCTTCGATATGCGCAACTCCGGCTCGCTGCCGGAGGCGGTGAAGGAGCGGCTCGCCCGCATCGCCGGCCGCCGGCTCACCAATGACGGGGTGATCATCATCGTGGCCCAGCGCTTCCGCACGCAGGAGCGCAACCGCGAGGACGCGGTCGCCCGCCTGGTGGAGATGATCCGCGAGGCGGCGGTGGTGCCGATCACCCGCCGTCCAACCCGCCCGACGCTCGGCTCGAAGCTGCGCCGGCTGGAAGGCAAGGCCAAGCGCTCCGGCATCAAGGCTGGCCGGCGCGACAAGCTCAGCATGGGCGGGGACGACTGA
- the htpX gene encoding zinc metalloprotease HtpX, translating into MNYFRTAILLAGMTALFMAVGFMIGGRGGMMIALVVAAGMNLFSYWNSDRMVLSMYGAREVDRTNAPEFYGMVEELAARAQLPMPRVYIIDNPQPNAFATGRNPQNAAVAATTGLLDALSREEVAGVMAHELAHIKHYDTLTMTITATLAGAVSMLANFAMFFGGNRENNNSPFGVIGTIAMMILAPLAAMVVQMAVSRSREYEADRIGAEICGQPLWLASALAKIANAAHRVPNMPAEHNPATAHMFIINPLSGERMDNLFSTHPATENRIAALQALAQQMGGGGFAPAAAAAASSPAAPGGPWGGAQPSTPARGPWGRRSSGSSPRRPWG; encoded by the coding sequence ATGAACTATTTCCGTACCGCCATCCTGCTGGCCGGCATGACCGCGCTCTTCATGGCCGTCGGCTTCATGATCGGCGGGCGCGGCGGCATGATGATCGCGCTGGTGGTCGCCGCCGGCATGAACCTCTTCAGCTACTGGAATTCCGACCGCATGGTGCTCTCCATGTACGGCGCGCGCGAGGTCGACCGGACCAACGCGCCGGAGTTCTACGGCATGGTGGAGGAGCTGGCGGCGCGGGCGCAGCTGCCCATGCCGCGCGTCTACATCATCGACAACCCGCAGCCCAACGCCTTCGCCACCGGCCGCAACCCGCAAAACGCCGCGGTGGCGGCGACGACCGGCCTGCTCGATGCGCTGTCGCGTGAGGAAGTGGCGGGCGTGATGGCGCATGAGCTGGCGCACATCAAGCATTACGACACGCTGACCATGACGATCACCGCGACGCTGGCCGGCGCCGTCTCCATGCTCGCCAACTTCGCCATGTTCTTCGGCGGCAATCGCGAGAACAATAACAGCCCGTTCGGCGTGATCGGCACCATCGCCATGATGATCCTCGCCCCGCTCGCCGCGATGGTGGTGCAGATGGCGGTGTCGCGCTCGCGCGAATATGAGGCGGATCGGATCGGCGCGGAGATCTGCGGCCAGCCGCTCTGGCTCGCCTCGGCGCTCGCCAAGATCGCCAATGCCGCCCACCGCGTGCCGAACATGCCGGCCGAGCACAATCCGGCCACCGCGCACATGTTCATCATCAACCCGCTCTCGGGCGAGCGCATGGACAACCTGTTCTCCACCCATCCGGCGACGGAGAACCGCATCGCTGCCTTGCAGGCGCTGGCGCAGCAGATGGGCGGCGGTGGTTTCGCGCCGGCCGCTGCCGCCGCAGCGTCCTCCCCTGCGGCGCCGGGTGGCCCGTGGGGCGGGGCGCAGCCCAGCACCCCGGCGCGCGGACCGTGGGGGCGCCGTTCGTCGGGCTCCTCGCCACGCCGGCCCTGGGGTTGA